A genomic stretch from Lathyrus oleraceus cultivar Zhongwan6 chromosome 2, CAAS_Psat_ZW6_1.0, whole genome shotgun sequence includes:
- the LOC127121533 gene encoding cytochrome P450 71D8 — translation MEVKLSSFVIPFFLFLMFHLLAKYYKQKTLGYKLPPGPMKLPIIGNLHQIAALGSLPHRAFQQLAHKYGPIVHLKLGEVSTIVITSPKLAKEILKTHDVVFANRPHLQAAHIIVYGSIDIAFSPYGDYWKQMRKICTLELLSTKRVQSFAYIREDETRNFIKSIQSSEGSPVNLTNRIFSLVSSIVLRSAFGDKVEDQDKFVTLIRKTIDSVGGLEPADLFPSKKFIINVLTGAKSKLEKMHKNADKILETIVKKHQEKPKRAIDNEEHEDLVDVLLRIQQDGSLNVPITTNNIKAVIFDVFAAGTDTTSTTIVWAMSELMKNPSVMKKAQSEIREACKGKQIISETDIQDLPYLKLVIKETLRLHSPTPLLLPRESTELTNIDGYHIPKKTKVMINIWAMARDPQYWTDAESFIPERFDGNSIDYKGKNFEYLPFGAGRRICPGLSFGIAGIMLPLALLLYHFNWELPNNMKHEDFDMTEHYGLAIGRKNELCLIPTVYA, via the exons ATGGAAGTTAAGCTTTCCTCCTTTGTTATTCCCTTCTTTCTTTTCTTAATGTTTCATTTGCTTGCAAAATATTACAAACAAAAAACCTTAGGTTACAAATTACCACCTGGTCCAATGAAGTTACCAATCATTGGTAACCTTCATCAAATAGCAGCATTAGGATCACTTCCACATCGTGCTTTTCAACAACTTGCTCATAAATATGGACCTATTGTTCATCTAAAACTAGGTGAAGTTTCAACTATAGTTATAACCTCACCAAAGTTAGCAAAAGAAATATTAAAAACTCATGATGTTGTTTTTGCTAATAGGCCACATCTTCAAGCAGCTCATATAATAGTATATGGTTCAATAGATATTGCATTTTCTCCATATGGTGATTATTGGAAACAAATGAGAAAAATATGCACGTTAGAGCTTCTAAGTACCAAAAGAGTTCAATCTTTTGCTTATATTAGAGAAGACGAGACAAGAAATTTTATAAAATCAATTCAGTCATCAGAAGGGTCCCCGGTAAATCTCACTAACCGAATTTTTTCGTTAGTGAGTTCTATTGTTTTGAGATCGGCTTTTGGTGACAAAGTTGAAGATCAAGATAAATTTGTTACTCTGATAAGAAAAACTATAGACTCTGTTGGAGGACTTGAACCTGCTGATTTATTTCCTTCAAAGAAGTTTATAATAAATGTGCTAACTGGCGCGAAATCGAAGTTGGAGAAAATGCATAAAAATGCTGACAAAATATTGGAAACAATTGTTAAGAAGCATCAAGAGAAGCCAAAAAGAGCAATTGATAATGAAGAGCATGAAGATCTTGTTGATGTTCTGTTGAGAATCCAACAAGATGGGAGCCTTAATGTTCCTATTACAACAAACAACATAAAAGCTGTGATTTTT GATGTATTTGCAGCTGGAACTGacacaacatcaacaacaatagTATGGGCCATGTCAGAATTAATGAAAAATCCAAGTGTGATGAAGAAAGCACAATCTGAAATAAGAGAAGCATGTAAAGGAAAACAAATAATATCTGAAACTGATATACAAGATCTTCCATACCTAAAACTAGTGATAAAAGAAACCTTAAGGCTACACTCACCAACTCCTCTATTACTCCCTAGAGAGTCCACTGAGTTAACCAACATTGATGGATATCATATACCAAAAAAAACCAAAGTAATGATAAATATTTGGGCTATGGCAAGAGATCCTCAATATTGGACTGATGCTGAGAGTTTTATTCCAGAGAGATTTGATGGTAATTCTATTGATTACAAAGGGAAAAACTTTGAGTATCTTCCTTTTGGAGCAGGTAGAAGAATATGCCCTGGTTTATCATTTGGTATTGCTGGTATTATGCTTCCATTGGCATTATTACTTTATCATTTTAATTGGGAATTACCAAATAATATGAAACATGAGGATTTCGATATGACTGAACATTATGGATTGGCTATTGGAAGGAAAAATGAGCTGTGTTTGATTCCAactgtttatgcatga